The following coding sequences lie in one Treponema sp. OMZ 790 genomic window:
- a CDS encoding MurR/RpiR family transcriptional regulator — translation MDIYDTDIFLLIKTNYAILSKGQKQVADYVLQNTSTVMLSSIAALAKECKVSEATIMRFLRKIGYHSYQVFRVKLAQIYSGKHNNLYNEEIQNEDSSETVIKKVIADIGTAIQQLLTLNSTSLYLEAVDAILKAKKICIFGAGSSGYVAGDLYHKLLRFGLNAVTSEDSHIQAIHCVHIDKNDLLILISHSGETLSLIDCLQNASRLGAKVMSITSFPNSSLANKSDLTLLSCSNETKFRPDAQKSRILQVVITDILTVFIAARLKEQGKKNIYGSQLAVAKMKK, via the coding sequence GTGGATATTTATGATACGGATATTTTTTTGCTTATAAAAACTAATTATGCCATTTTGAGTAAAGGACAAAAACAGGTTGCCGATTATGTTTTACAAAACACGTCAACTGTTATGCTTTCTTCTATAGCTGCTTTGGCAAAAGAATGCAAGGTTAGCGAAGCAACCATAATGAGGTTTTTAAGAAAAATCGGCTATCATTCTTATCAAGTTTTCCGAGTTAAACTAGCTCAAATTTACAGCGGAAAACATAATAATCTTTATAATGAAGAAATTCAAAATGAAGACAGCAGCGAAACCGTTATAAAAAAAGTTATTGCAGATATCGGAACTGCAATTCAACAATTACTTACACTTAATAGTACTTCTCTTTATCTTGAAGCGGTAGATGCCATATTAAAAGCAAAAAAAATATGTATATTTGGAGCAGGTTCTTCGGGTTATGTGGCCGGGGACTTGTATCACAAATTGCTAAGATTCGGTTTAAATGCCGTAACAAGTGAGGACTCTCATATACAGGCAATTCATTGTGTTCATATAGATAAAAACGATTTACTGATTTTGATATCCCACTCCGGAGAAACCCTTTCGTTAATCGACTGTTTGCAAAACGCAAGCCGTTTAGGTGCAAAGGTAATGTCAATAACAAGTTTTCCTAACAGCAGTTTGGCAAATAAAAGTGATTTAACTCTTCTTAGTTGTTCCAATGAAACGAAATTTAGACCGGATGCTCAAAAAAGTAGAATTCTACAAGTGGTTATTACCGATATTTTGACGGTATTTATTGCTGCAAGGTTAAAAGAACAGGGAAAAAAGAATATATATGGTTCACAATTGGCTGTTGCCAAAATGAAGAAATAG
- a CDS encoding 2-hydroxyacid dehydrogenase, with amino-acid sequence MAKMIKKIAILGDAMIPNPLFEAAYNKILKSYCKEVVYGEYESVWANLQDRRLKVEQNGPEIEEVDPVLASGGKANDSEMVLGLFQPMSKKMMDQMPSLKIIGVCRAGVENVNVEAATKKGVLVFNVQGRNAEAVSDFTIGLILSEIRNIARAHFSIKNKEWRKVFSNSDNVMELKGKTIGLIGFGYIGQLVAKKLSGFDVNVIAYDPYIKEEVAKKLGVKLVEKEELFKTSDIVSVHARLLPSTKGIIDKKSIDSMKKTAIFINTARSGLVDYDALALALKEKRILGAALDVFESEPLEENNPLIELDNVTLTTHIAGTTSEVLANSPGLLMNDIKNILEGGNSNFIVNPEVLDNAEFKAWLKN; translated from the coding sequence ATGGCTAAGATGATTAAAAAAATTGCGATATTGGGAGATGCAATGATTCCCAATCCTCTGTTTGAAGCTGCATACAATAAGATTCTAAAATCTTATTGTAAGGAAGTTGTTTATGGGGAGTATGAAAGCGTTTGGGCAAATCTACAAGACAGAAGACTTAAGGTCGAACAAAATGGGCCCGAAATCGAAGAGGTCGATCCTGTATTGGCTTCAGGCGGGAAAGCTAATGACAGCGAGATGGTGTTGGGGCTTTTTCAGCCTATGAGTAAAAAAATGATGGATCAAATGCCTAGTTTAAAAATTATAGGAGTTTGCCGTGCCGGAGTTGAAAATGTCAATGTAGAAGCTGCTACAAAAAAGGGAGTTCTTGTTTTCAATGTTCAAGGCCGAAATGCTGAGGCTGTAAGCGATTTTACGATTGGATTGATATTAAGTGAAATACGAAATATCGCCAGAGCTCATTTTTCTATTAAAAATAAAGAATGGAGAAAGGTTTTTTCTAATTCAGATAACGTGATGGAGTTAAAAGGAAAAACTATCGGCTTGATCGGATTCGGTTATATCGGTCAGCTTGTGGCAAAAAAATTATCAGGCTTTGATGTAAATGTAATTGCTTACGATCCCTATATCAAAGAAGAAGTTGCAAAAAAACTCGGAGTAAAATTAGTCGAAAAAGAAGAACTTTTTAAAACTTCGGATATAGTTTCTGTTCATGCCAGGTTATTACCTTCCACAAAAGGTATAATTGACAAAAAAAGCATAGATTCTATGAAGAAAACGGCCATCTTTATTAATACCGCTCGTTCAGGCTTGGTTGATTATGATGCCTTAGCCCTTGCTCTTAAAGAAAAGCGAATTTTAGGGGCTGCATTGGATGTTTTTGAATCCGAGCCTCTTGAGGAAAATAATCCTTTAATAGAGCTTGATAATGTTACATTAACTACACATATAGCCGGAACTACCAGTGAAGTTTTAGCAAACAGTCCCGGTTTGTTAATGAACGATATTAAAAATATATTGGAAGGAGGTAATAGTAATTTTATTGTTAATCCTGAAGTTTTGGACAATGCTGAATTTAAAGCTTGGTTAAAAAATTAA
- a CDS encoding GntP family permease: MVSGTLLLLIFLLSIGLILLSIIKFKLNPFITLLVAGILTGLMVRMPMGQIPKVLSSGFGGTLGGIGIIIGLGVVLGQLLAEANATDQIADSLLKKTGNKKAPLAMNIAGFLISIPVFFDAAFVIFAPLIKQLSRKTKMPYITYLTSLVIGLIVTHALVIPTPGPVAVANAMGADFGIFLLYSLLVSIPAALVGGYFFGSFLGKKNPAVAELSTEEEKYESHADNRPGIGLSLTVLLLPVVLILLGSILSLVIKGDSAFKSFWTFVGDKNIALTIAVLFAMIVLKPYIKRSITDVFITAIAQAGMIFMITGAGGAYGNMIKATGIGDFLVGAFQDVRMPMILLGFLLSQILRAATGSTTVALVTTSGILGSVAAEMGLSPILIGLAICAGGIGLSLPNDSGFWVVSRYGNLSVPNTMKAWTLAGTIAGVTGLICVIILSFIPLPGLM, translated from the coding sequence ATGGTATCAGGAACATTATTGTTATTAATTTTTTTATTGTCAATAGGGCTTATTTTATTGTCTATTATCAAATTTAAATTAAATCCGTTCATTACATTATTGGTTGCCGGAATTTTAACGGGACTGATGGTTAGGATGCCTATGGGACAAATTCCAAAGGTTCTTTCGAGCGGGTTTGGCGGCACTTTAGGCGGAATAGGTATAATTATTGGTCTCGGTGTTGTATTGGGACAGTTACTTGCCGAGGCAAATGCTACAGATCAAATTGCCGATTCTTTGTTAAAAAAGACAGGCAATAAAAAAGCTCCTTTAGCAATGAATATAGCAGGCTTTTTGATTTCGATTCCGGTATTTTTTGATGCGGCCTTCGTTATTTTTGCGCCGCTTATTAAACAGCTGTCAAGAAAAACAAAGATGCCGTATATTACCTATCTTACATCCTTGGTTATCGGTTTAATTGTAACCCATGCACTAGTAATACCTACTCCCGGACCTGTTGCTGTTGCTAATGCCATGGGTGCGGACTTCGGAATATTTTTATTATATTCTCTTTTGGTGTCCATTCCGGCTGCTTTGGTCGGCGGATATTTTTTCGGTTCTTTCCTCGGAAAGAAAAACCCTGCAGTTGCAGAGCTGTCAACTGAAGAAGAAAAATATGAATCCCATGCCGATAATCGTCCCGGTATAGGTTTATCTTTGACAGTCTTGTTGCTCCCCGTAGTTTTGATTCTTTTAGGTTCCATTTTATCATTGGTAATAAAAGGAGATAGCGCTTTTAAGTCTTTTTGGACTTTTGTAGGTGATAAGAATATTGCTTTAACGATAGCCGTCCTTTTTGCCATGATTGTTTTAAAGCCTTATATAAAAAGGAGTATTACAGACGTATTTATAACAGCTATAGCACAGGCCGGTATGATTTTTATGATAACAGGAGCCGGCGGAGCTTATGGTAATATGATTAAGGCTACCGGTATTGGAGATTTCTTGGTAGGAGCTTTCCAAGATGTAAGAATGCCCATGATTCTTTTAGGATTTTTGTTAAGCCAGATTTTGCGGGCTGCAACAGGTTCAACTACCGTTGCCCTTGTTACAACTTCTGGAATTTTAGGTTCTGTGGCAGCAGAAATGGGCTTGTCGCCGATCCTGATAGGTCTTGCTATTTGTGCCGGAGGTATAGGATTATCACTTCCCAACGACAGCGGATTCTGGGTTGTATCTCGATATGGAAATTTATCTGTACCGAATACAATGAAGGCTTGGACTTTGGCAGGAACCATTGCAGGCGTAACGGGATTAATCTGTGTAATTATTTTAAGCTTTATTCCTCTGCCTGGTTTGATGTAA
- a CDS encoding FGGY-family carbohydrate kinase — MEKIETIVALDIGTSSIRAILYNLAGEELFSSQVKYSPVFYNDGRVRQSPTSWGLSLMLVLGKCAQIINENHYKNLAIAVTAQRASVLCMDEKNNVMGDVLMWQEKTAYAETDKIIKEISEADIYKITGLRADSYFSMPKILWLKHHEPDIFYNTYKFLGIQDYVIFQLTGKYITDHSQACRTMMMDIKTCEWNEDLLKIACISKDKLPELVSPGNVVGKISIDTAMMTGLNPETAVVIVGGDQQTAAIGMGVINEGSIEANTGTGAFLITHTDKPVFHPERKTLCSASVIKGKWVVEAGILTGGALYHWFGKEFVHSEAASPTMVDYPTLDNLVKSSPAGANGIVALPHFKGAAAPFWDPYAKGVFFNLTLANTRADMARALLESVVLDMGENLNLIQSLVSSKFREVIVAGGLTTLDIYNQIQADVFNLPVRMPPTVEATAKGALICAMVALGIEKDHISAFSRVGSVNEKIFNPIKNNVTLYEKTFEFRDKLYNTLENGNMYKESFDYNNYLRDLIKNDG; from the coding sequence ATGGAAAAAATAGAAACAATTGTGGCTTTGGATATCGGAACATCCAGCATTCGAGCTATACTTTATAACCTTGCAGGTGAAGAACTTTTTTCCTCGCAGGTAAAATATAGCCCCGTTTTTTATAACGATGGGCGTGTAAGACAAAGCCCTACCAGCTGGGGCTTGTCTTTGATGCTTGTTTTGGGCAAATGTGCTCAAATTATAAATGAAAATCATTATAAGAATCTCGCTATCGCCGTTACTGCACAAAGAGCTTCGGTTCTATGTATGGATGAAAAAAATAATGTTATGGGCGATGTTCTTATGTGGCAGGAAAAAACCGCTTATGCGGAAACTGATAAGATAATAAAGGAAATTTCTGAAGCCGATATATATAAAATTACGGGTCTCAGAGCCGATTCTTATTTTTCAATGCCGAAAATCCTTTGGTTAAAACATCACGAGCCTGATATTTTTTATAATACCTATAAATTTTTAGGTATTCAAGATTATGTTATTTTCCAACTGACCGGAAAATATATAACGGATCATTCTCAGGCATGCCGCACTATGATGATGGATATAAAAACTTGTGAATGGAATGAAGACCTTTTAAAGATCGCCTGTATCAGCAAGGATAAATTGCCTGAACTGGTTTCTCCCGGAAACGTTGTAGGAAAAATTAGTATTGATACGGCTATGATGACCGGGTTAAATCCCGAAACAGCCGTTGTAATTGTAGGCGGAGATCAGCAAACAGCAGCTATAGGTATGGGAGTTATCAATGAAGGCTCTATAGAGGCAAATACGGGAACAGGCGCTTTTCTAATAACCCATACCGATAAGCCCGTTTTTCATCCTGAGCGTAAAACACTTTGCTCAGCCTCCGTTATAAAAGGTAAGTGGGTTGTAGAAGCCGGAATTCTCACAGGAGGAGCCTTGTATCATTGGTTTGGTAAAGAATTTGTACATAGTGAAGCAGCTTCTCCAACAATGGTAGATTATCCGACCTTGGATAATTTGGTCAAAAGTTCACCTGCAGGAGCAAACGGTATTGTTGCCTTACCTCATTTTAAAGGAGCTGCTGCACCTTTTTGGGATCCATATGCAAAAGGCGTTTTTTTTAATTTGACATTAGCCAATACAAGGGCCGATATGGCAAGAGCCTTACTTGAATCTGTGGTTCTGGATATGGGTGAAAATCTTAATCTTATTCAAAGTTTAGTATCTTCAAAATTCCGTGAGGTTATTGTTGCAGGAGGTTTAACTACACTTGATATATACAATCAAATTCAAGCGGATGTATTTAATCTCCCGGTAAGGATGCCGCCGACGGTGGAGGCTACAGCAAAAGGAGCTTTAATTTGTGCAATGGTAGCTTTAGGTATAGAAAAAGATCACATAAGTGCTTTTTCAAGAGTGGGGAGTGTGAATGAAAAAATTTTTAATCCTATTAAAAATAATGTTACACTTTACGAAAAAACTTTTGAATTCAGAGATAAGCTCTATAACACATTGGAAAATGGGAATATGTATAAAGAATCTTTTGATTATAATAATTATTTAAGAGATTTAATAAAAAACGATGGATAA
- a CDS encoding class II fructose-bisphosphate aldolase translates to MDKIFLWGYSMITNLKKLLLNSKGGIASFNTVDLEMAKGCILAAEELDRPIVMGVASRHWEILGGKIFLASLLAMVKEAKVPIALHLDHAKPDQLDMIKEAIEGGMTSIMIDGSTLPLKENIEITKKVIEICHPLDISVEAELGAIIGDEGIANLVDSSKTKKYTDPKDAEFFCQETGVEALAIAVGTAHGLYKDPPKLQLELISEIHSVVGETFLVLHGATGIPDEAIKESVKRGIRKINFFSGLLQESMNTVRLVEDGDNDYVKLRKAIRETCKNTAKEIIALYNC, encoded by the coding sequence ATGGATAAAATATTTTTATGGGGGTATTCAATGATAACTAATTTAAAAAAATTGCTTTTAAACAGCAAAGGCGGAATTGCTTCTTTTAATACTGTTGATTTAGAAATGGCAAAAGGCTGTATCTTGGCCGCGGAAGAGCTTGATCGGCCTATTGTTATGGGTGTCGCATCAAGACATTGGGAAATCTTGGGAGGAAAAATCTTTTTGGCCTCCTTATTGGCTATGGTAAAAGAAGCTAAAGTTCCTATTGCATTGCATTTGGATCATGCTAAACCGGACCAACTCGATATGATTAAAGAAGCTATAGAAGGCGGTATGACTTCCATTATGATTGACGGGTCTACCTTGCCTCTGAAGGAAAATATAGAAATTACAAAAAAAGTTATAGAAATTTGCCATCCTTTGGATATCAGTGTAGAAGCTGAATTAGGAGCTATCATTGGAGATGAAGGAATTGCCAATTTGGTTGACTCATCCAAAACAAAAAAATATACCGATCCTAAGGATGCTGAATTTTTTTGTCAAGAAACAGGAGTTGAGGCACTTGCAATTGCAGTAGGCACAGCTCATGGATTGTATAAGGATCCCCCTAAGCTACAGCTTGAGTTAATTTCTGAAATACATTCTGTAGTTGGAGAAACTTTTTTAGTTTTACATGGGGCAACCGGTATACCGGATGAAGCCATAAAAGAGTCTGTAAAAAGGGGAATTAGAAAAATTAATTTCTTTTCCGGTCTTTTGCAGGAATCAATGAATACCGTCCGTTTAGTTGAAGATGGAGATAATGATTATGTAAAATTGAGAAAGGCTATTAGAGAGACTTGCAAAAATACGGCTAAAGAAATTATTGCTCTTTACAATTGCTGA
- a CDS encoding PHB depolymerase family esterase, translated as MKRSSFSFIILSFVLILLSCVSNNGKIINEELKPNNLVFEAKQITEFKSGKTLTYKYYCPKTEKDKKKTYPLVVMAGNFFDDYLIDELTKKINGKKENVSYILLENTDPNSLIAVINDFRSMNYPITDDMIYLIVNNTNTKFIPKIKLNYEALFANIIILDITKIEESIDKLLAIRRGIIYNAVLKSQNILSSDEDSKLAVDGKSDTIWTDSKKSLEIVFGFDKIMKISRYRIDSMQPMGAIKFEVFIGNKWQTADNYTNNTTNVIDRCVPTIEADKVRLVFTNKELAIKEIEIFAEYKITEKYKVSEFNYKGVKLPYRLFIPQTLKQHTNIPLVVFLHGSGQRGSDNRQTLGVTKAEGALIWAYPENQKNYPCVVLVPQIDKNQLWRDKDVMDAFFKLVEDLQKTYPNIDKDRIYGTGLSIGAEGLANMSIVKPDFFAAMLLVAGGPNNPVGGGPAVEETVVPNVAKFANIPMWEMQAFDDNIRSINLTTKMINAYRDLGFNPKFTVYLPGETHKAATNAHSSWLLAYKDNRIFSWLFKQNKNNRLAPFPQAVSRIPQLTDEDILKLAEPGKNYVDFDKVFK; from the coding sequence ATGAAAAGAAGTTCTTTTAGTTTCATTATTTTATCATTTGTTTTAATTTTATTATCTTGTGTGAGCAATAATGGGAAAATAATTAATGAGGAATTAAAGCCGAATAATTTAGTATTTGAAGCAAAACAGATAACCGAATTTAAGAGTGGTAAAACTCTTACTTATAAGTACTATTGTCCTAAGACTGAAAAAGACAAAAAGAAAACTTATCCATTGGTTGTAATGGCAGGAAATTTTTTTGATGACTATCTGATTGATGAACTTACAAAAAAAATTAACGGCAAAAAGGAAAATGTCAGTTATATTTTACTGGAAAATACTGACCCTAATTCTTTAATTGCTGTTATAAATGATTTTAGATCTATGAACTATCCTATTACGGATGATATGATTTACCTTATTGTAAATAATACAAATACCAAATTTATTCCAAAAATAAAGCTTAATTATGAAGCCTTATTTGCCAATATAATTATTTTAGATATTACAAAAATTGAAGAATCCATTGATAAATTATTGGCTATAAGACGAGGTATTATTTATAATGCAGTCTTAAAATCGCAAAATATTTTATCTTCTGATGAAGATTCTAAATTGGCTGTTGACGGTAAATCAGATACCATTTGGACCGATAGTAAAAAAAGTCTGGAAATCGTTTTTGGGTTTGATAAGATCATGAAGATCAGCCGATACAGAATCGATAGTATGCAGCCTATGGGAGCTATAAAATTTGAAGTGTTTATTGGCAATAAATGGCAAACAGCAGATAATTATACTAATAATACAACAAATGTAATTGATCGCTGTGTACCAACAATCGAAGCCGATAAAGTTAGATTGGTATTTACAAATAAAGAGCTTGCCATAAAAGAAATAGAAATTTTTGCAGAATACAAAATAACGGAAAAATATAAAGTTTCAGAATTTAATTATAAGGGCGTAAAATTACCATACAGACTCTTTATACCGCAAACATTAAAACAGCATACTAACATTCCTTTGGTGGTCTTTTTACATGGAAGCGGTCAAAGAGGCTCTGATAATAGGCAGACTTTAGGTGTAACTAAGGCTGAAGGAGCTCTTATTTGGGCTTATCCTGAAAACCAGAAAAACTATCCCTGCGTAGTTTTGGTTCCGCAAATAGATAAAAACCAACTATGGAGAGATAAAGACGTTATGGATGCTTTCTTTAAATTAGTAGAAGACTTGCAAAAAACTTATCCTAACATAGACAAAGATAGGATTTACGGCACGGGCTTATCAATCGGAGCAGAAGGGTTGGCAAATATGTCAATTGTAAAGCCCGATTTTTTTGCGGCCATGCTACTTGTTGCCGGAGGTCCAAATAATCCGGTGGGAGGCGGTCCTGCTGTAGAAGAAACTGTTGTACCTAATGTTGCCAAATTTGCTAATATCCCGATGTGGGAAATGCAGGCATTTGATGATAATATCAGAAGTATAAACTTGACTACTAAAATGATAAATGCCTATAGAGACCTAGGTTTTAATCCTAAATTTACGGTTTATCTTCCGGGAGAGACTCATAAAGCCGCAACTAATGCTCATAGTTCTTGGTTGTTGGCATATAAGGATAACAGGATCTTTTCTTGGCTCTTTAAACAAAATAAAAATAACAGGCTTGCTCCTTTTCCCCAAGCTGTAAGCCGCATTCCTCAACTTACTGATGAGGATATATTAAAATTAGCAGAGCCGGGTAAGAATTATGTAGACTTTGATAAAGTTTTTAAATAA
- the lpdA gene encoding dihydrolipoyl dehydrogenase — MYDLIVLGGGPGGYVAAIKAGRAGLKTALIEKNRLGGTCLNKGCIPTKYLLHTAEVFGSFAENDLGLSGENLKYDINSIYEKKNAVIDKLVGGIEKIIENAGVDFFNAEGKITSKSSVNVDGKELEFKNLIIATGSSVFAPPIAGIETALTSDDILGKEPVDFKSVIIIGGGVIGVEFATMYANLGKEVTIVELEKTILPPFDRDIAMQQALVLKKKGVKIINGAMVTKIEKTGCTFTLKEKEEHITADAVIVCIGRIAEIKDIGLDSAGIDHDKRGIITDACMKTNVDGIYAIGDAVKGNVMLAHNAENQGHLVVENIVNNTKHEKQDVIPSCVYSTPEIAGVGLSEKEAEAKGIAVKIGKVPMGSNGKSVLSGLDVGFIKVLFDQEDRLVGCQMMCDSATDMIGAIGTLVTNKAKRENILKSMYPHPTVVEAFYEAVEDVEKSATHMIYKK; from the coding sequence ATGTATGATTTAATTGTTTTGGGCGGAGGCCCGGGCGGTTATGTTGCTGCCATAAAAGCAGGGAGGGCAGGGTTAAAAACCGCTCTTATCGAAAAAAACAGGCTGGGAGGAACCTGTCTAAATAAGGGCTGTATTCCTACAAAATACCTTCTTCATACAGCCGAAGTATTCGGCAGCTTTGCCGAAAACGACCTGGGTCTTTCAGGTGAAAACTTAAAATACGACATAAACTCCATCTACGAGAAAAAAAATGCCGTTATCGATAAACTTGTAGGCGGAATTGAAAAAATAATTGAAAATGCGGGGGTTGATTTTTTTAATGCAGAAGGCAAAATCACTTCAAAATCTTCAGTAAATGTAGACGGAAAAGAACTTGAGTTTAAAAATCTTATAATCGCAACAGGCTCTTCCGTATTCGCTCCTCCCATAGCCGGAATCGAAACGGCTTTAACCTCAGACGATATTTTGGGAAAAGAACCGGTCGATTTTAAGAGCGTCATCATAATCGGAGGCGGCGTTATCGGTGTAGAATTCGCTACAATGTATGCCAATTTAGGAAAAGAAGTAACCATCGTAGAACTTGAAAAAACAATCCTACCTCCCTTTGACAGGGATATAGCCATGCAGCAAGCCCTTGTTCTAAAAAAGAAGGGTGTAAAGATAATAAACGGTGCCATGGTTACCAAAATCGAAAAAACAGGCTGTACCTTCACGCTTAAAGAAAAAGAAGAACATATTACAGCCGATGCCGTAATCGTATGTATCGGCCGAATTGCAGAAATAAAAGACATCGGCCTTGACTCTGCCGGAATTGATCATGATAAGAGAGGCATAATCACAGATGCCTGCATGAAAACAAATGTCGACGGTATCTATGCTATAGGAGATGCCGTAAAGGGAAACGTAATGCTTGCCCACAATGCCGAAAATCAGGGCCACCTTGTTGTCGAAAATATTGTAAACAATACCAAACATGAAAAGCAAGACGTTATTCCTTCCTGTGTATACTCCACACCTGAGATTGCAGGTGTAGGTCTTTCGGAAAAAGAGGCGGAAGCTAAGGGCATAGCCGTAAAAATCGGTAAGGTTCCCATGGGTTCAAACGGAAAATCGGTGCTTTCCGGCTTGGATGTAGGCTTTATTAAGGTTCTCTTTGATCAAGAAGACAGGCTTGTAGGCTGTCAGATGATGTGCGATTCGGCTACAGATATGATAGGTGCTATCGGAACTCTTGTAACAAACAAGGCAAAGAGGGAAAATATCTTAAAATCCATGTATCCTCATCCGACGGTAGTAGAAGCATTCTATGAGGCCGTAGAAGATGTCGAAAAGTCGGCTACACACATGATCTATAAAAAATAA
- the gcvT gene encoding glycine cleavage system aminomethyltransferase GcvT — MKRTPYYESLLAKGGKFVEFGGYEMPIQFAGILKEHLAVRNNVGLFDVSHMGEFYIEGDNAEAAINALITNDIRGMADGDVRYTLMCNEKGGIVDDFLVYRYNQKKFLLVVNAGNHDKDYDWVKKHLDKSVTFTDRSPEIAQLAIQGPKATALVKKFIDASAMPSAYYTFKTFQCPKGEVIVSQTGYTGEDGYEIYCPKEWAIELFNQVMKAGEEFGIELCGLGCRDTLRLEAGMPLYGHEMTEETLATEVTLKPFIKLEKEDFIGKKALESNEAKKIRKGFKMIDRGIARDHDKVFLGDKEIGYVTTGTSSPSLKVGIGHMRIDRGIKDEEVFIEVRGKKLKAKIVPTSFLKEIKG, encoded by the coding sequence ATGAAAAGAACACCTTATTATGAAAGTTTGCTCGCCAAAGGCGGCAAGTTCGTTGAGTTCGGCGGATATGAAATGCCTATTCAATTCGCCGGTATTTTAAAGGAGCATCTTGCTGTACGCAACAATGTAGGACTTTTCGATGTTTCGCACATGGGAGAGTTCTATATTGAAGGAGATAATGCCGAAGCTGCCATAAATGCTCTTATTACAAACGACATTCGAGGAATGGCTGACGGAGATGTCCGCTATACTCTTATGTGTAATGAAAAGGGCGGAATTGTAGATGACTTCCTTGTTTACCGCTATAATCAAAAGAAATTCCTCTTGGTTGTAAATGCCGGAAACCATGACAAGGACTATGACTGGGTAAAAAAACATTTAGATAAGAGCGTTACCTTCACAGACCGCTCACCCGAAATTGCTCAGCTTGCAATTCAGGGACCCAAGGCTACCGCATTGGTAAAAAAGTTTATTGATGCTTCTGCAATGCCCTCCGCTTATTATACCTTTAAAACATTCCAGTGCCCCAAGGGAGAAGTAATCGTTTCTCAGACAGGTTATACCGGTGAAGACGGTTATGAAATCTACTGCCCCAAAGAATGGGCTATCGAACTTTTTAATCAGGTTATGAAGGCAGGAGAAGAGTTCGGAATCGAGCTTTGCGGCTTAGGCTGCCGGGACACATTGCGCCTTGAAGCCGGAATGCCCTTGTACGGCCATGAAATGACTGAAGAAACCTTGGCTACCGAAGTAACCTTAAAACCCTTTATCAAACTTGAAAAAGAAGACTTTATCGGCAAAAAAGCTCTCGAATCCAATGAAGCTAAAAAAATCCGAAAAGGCTTTAAGATGATTGACCGCGGTATTGCCCGAGATCACGACAAGGTATTCTTAGGAGACAAGGAAATCGGCTATGTCACTACAGGAACTTCTTCGCCCTCATTAAAAGTCGGTATCGGACACATGAGAATCGACCGAGGAATTAAGGATGAAGAAGTATTTATCGAAGTACGCGGTAAAAAGCTCAAGGCTAAAATTGTACCTACAAGCTTTTTAAAAGAAATTAAGGGTTAA
- the gcvH gene encoding glycine cleavage system protein GcvH, translated as MEIKEDVKYLESHEWFKKEGNIGIIGISDYAQGEMGDVVFIELPEVGDEVTADKACATVESVKAVFEIISPMTGKVVEINEDLLDAPEKINEDAFGAWFFKVELKGESSKLMDAGAYKGLCK; from the coding sequence ATGGAAATTAAAGAAGATGTAAAGTATTTGGAATCACACGAATGGTTCAAAAAAGAAGGAAACATCGGTATCATCGGTATCAGCGATTATGCTCAAGGTGAAATGGGCGATGTCGTATTCATTGAGCTTCCTGAAGTAGGAGATGAAGTTACAGCCGACAAGGCCTGTGCTACAGTAGAATCGGTAAAGGCCGTTTTCGAAATCATCAGCCCCATGACGGGAAAAGTCGTTGAAATAAACGAAGACCTCTTGGATGCTCCCGAAAAAATCAATGAAGATGCTTTCGGTGCATGGTTCTTTAAGGTAGAACTTAAAGGAGAGTCTTCAAAATTGATGGATGCAGGTGCATACAAAGGTCTCTGCAAGTAG